Within the Oncorhynchus kisutch isolate 150728-3 linkage group LG13, Okis_V2, whole genome shotgun sequence genome, the region TGGTAATGAGAGGAGGGGAACGAAGTGTTTTTCTCCTGGTCCTTCAGTTGTTTCAGGAACATGGCATTCTCAATCTGACAGCGAGAGAGAAATCCTTGTTACAAAATGCCAAACTCCAAAAAGAGTAATTGCTATAATCCAAAGGTGTCACTTGCAATATACTTTAACTTTTTAAACGGAAATGTTTGACTAAACGTACCTGTCCTTGTACAGGCACAGGGGACCAGAAGTACTGAGAGTTAAAATGGGAATCCTCCATAATTTCTGTAATGGAAGAGTAACACCACCATATCACCACTAGGCCAAATTGCTAATCACTCATCAATTGAAATAAAATTGGCTACATTGTTGCACATCCGACTGACACCTTTGGGCGACAATAATCTTAAATCGTTTAAATGTCACTTCACATACATGAGCTAGCTAATCAAACAATAATGGTACTTTATTTGGTTAGATGGCTGAAATATTTGGACACATATTACAATAATTATGCCCCCGGGTTAGACAATAATATGACTTGCAAAAGGCTAGTTAGGTGATTTAACTGCCTGTGCATTGTTGTGGTTGCATGGGAAGGAGGACCGCGCTAGCTCGCTATTACATGGGTTTTCTCCTTCAAAGTAATTAATTTGGTGATGATGATACAATGTAGCTAGCATTAATTCGAACACAAATAAGATGTCTAGGTTGCTACTTGTTAGCAATTTTTTGAGCTGTAAGTGCATTTCAATGCCTTGCTAGGCGTTTACAGTTAGCTAGACGCTCTAATAAAACCACGAGAGGAATGTTATCGGACTCTCGCGTCTTCGACGCCTATGAAAATAGAAAAAGCAAAGCACCAAAGAAATCGAGGATAAAAAAACTGAAGCGgtgagagaagaaaaaaatctccCACAGACTTCCGGCTGTCCAGACTGAGAAGAGACTCGTCGGGTACAAGTCGCTCAAATTGGAAGATAAATACTATGATTATGAAGACAAATAACAGTATTTACCTGTGCCGACAGAGCTTGTTCCCTTCCCGGAATTCCTGTAGCCCGGTACAGTTCAGAAACTCTGTTCAAATCTTTTAGATTAGACTAATTCACCGAGTTTTTTCtcttatttttctatttttttcttcCTTATGGAGTCGCTTGTCTGCGCTGCACTTCCTTCGAAGAAGGTCGATTAAACTCTGTGAAGAAACAAAGCTCTCTGAGTGTGTGGTGATGTCATTTCCGTCTAATTTTGGAAGCTTCAAATTGGTGCTATCGATATGCTATTAAATATATCAAACGTAAATTAATGCAATGTTCTCCTTCTGCGTATTTTACTGTATTGcaataaacataaaaaatacGTTTTAATGTCCCACAATAAATCTAATCTATTGAGATCTCCGAAGACCAAAGTACAGAAACAATCAGTCCACAAGGTGTCGCCCAAAACATGTTGTTACTCAATGTTCTATCAGTGGTCGCTGTGAACGCAAGCTACAAACACACTTCCGGCAAATAAGAGCGGATATTGCCCTCAACATCCGGTAGGTGAGGTCACACACGTAAACACATGCCGTACGAATCATTTTACTGTGTTACATTTTGGTGGGAAGAAGTATAGAGCTTTATACACATTCACGCAATGAAAGTTAAAGTCCTCTCCAGGAATCCGGACGACTATGTCCGTGAGACGAAGTTGGATATCCAGCGTGGTAAGTGCAGATAGTTAGCCAGCTAGTGCACATTAGCTAACTTCACACAGTGTAGAGAGCTATAGCTAGCCCAATCAGCACTGGCAAAACAATTTATTCTAACAATAtatgtaacctacagtaccacGAAATTACGACCCGTCCCTCCATCCGTTCGAGGTGCCAAGAGAATACACCCGTGCACTGAATGCCACCAAGTTGGAGCGCGTGTTCGCCAAGCCGTTCCTGGCTTCTCTGGACGGCCACAGGGATGGGGTgaactgcatggccaagcacccCAAGAGCCTCTCCACAATGCTGTCCGGCTCCTGCGATGGAGAGGTAGTTAACTAACTAACTGTACGTTGAGTTAGCAATGGCCTGGTTAAATATGAGTTGATTACAAATCCAATAATTATAGGCTGCATGTCTAACTGTGGAATGGTCAAACATATATGATGACAAACCTGTGCATTGAGATGATGCATCTAAATGACCTGTTTATACTGTAAGACTAACTGATTTGTTTCTCAGCTGAAGGTGTGGAATCTAACCAAACGTGAGTGTGTTCGTACACTCCAGGCCCATGAAGGCTTTGTCAGGGGGATGGTCGTCCGCTTCTGTGGCACCTCCTTCTTTACGGTACAGTATCTGTTCCACTatccagggttgtattcattagggcacactctAAATGTTGTGCAATGAACAAGTTCACATAGTACCTCCCCATTCTGGCCCGTTTGCTTTCATTTTCTGTCTAGTGAATACTAACGAGactaggggtgtattcattagttggATTCCGTTGCAAAACATTTGGTCTGTTGGAATGGAAACTGTTTACCGTTTACTCTAGGTGCTAAATGGAAGTATGGAATGAAACTGGGAGGGGCCTATCTGAATTACTCTAATATAAACTCTTGtttttgttgcaaaatgttttccaTTTGGAGTAAACTGTTTCCATTGCAAAATGTCTTACAACACACAGAATTAATACACCCCTGATTTTATCGCACAGAATGGTTGCCCTCTGCTGAATTGCAGTCTTATGACACATCTTCATTATAAATCAACCTCAAACCTGTGTCAAAGTAAACATGCTTGTATTTCTGAATAACAGGTTGGTGATGACAAGACTATCAAACAGTGGAAGATGGAGACTCCTGGCTACGGAGAGGAAGAGGAACCTCTCAATACTATTCTTGGGAAGGTATGAAGGAggaggtgtctgtctctgtcattaTTATAACCAATTAATATCTCTGAGAGTGTGTCTCTGACCTAACCTGTCTGATCTCATTAAGCAACACTGTAAAATGTGCATACCATCGAGTGGACCAATCATTAAAGATTGTGGCTTTAAGCCCATGATGATGATGAGAATGATGGGTTTGGAGATATTCTCTACTGTCAGGGTGATGATAATGGTTGTTGTAATGTATTCTCCCTTgtcagtgatgatgatgatgatgatgatgattgaggATTCACTTTAAAAATGTTACTGAGACCAATGTTTGTTCCTTCCAGTCTGTGTTCACCAGCATCGACCACCACCAgaaggagggtgtgtttgtgacgTGTGGCCAGCAGGTGGACATCTGGGATGAGCAGCGCAGCAGCCCCATCCGCTCCTTCTCCTGGGGAGTGGACAGTTTCAGCTGCGTCCGCTTCAACCCTGTAGAGGTAATCaaccctctctctgtgtggattGTAGCATAAAGTGTCTCAGCGTATGATTCCTGATCATGGATCAGGTCCTCCGTGTCCATATAATTTTGTAAATTATAATCTAAAAGGCAAAGCTGGTCCTAGATTAGCCCTTCTGCTCTGAGACTCTTGGTGAATAAGGGCCCTGACATTGCTATAGCACAGACATAAGGCGTAACCCAGACACATCACAGGGGCTATAAAGCTGAAGTATCCTTTTACAATGTTTTATCACCATCAAATCTATAGTAGTGAGAGGAACTCCAGTCGCGGGTAGTGGGAGAGGATGGAACTAGGTGAAACTGTGCCAACATTTAGCAAATTTTGTCATTGTTGAAACAAAatgttctgttcccaaaactagaatctgttacgAACACAGTGCACTAATATTTATAGACTTGACACTATGAAAAACGAAAtgtgttgtttagaaggagtgcaaggtCAAATTGAGTTTGTGCACACACGCACTTCACAGAGGAAGCGTTCCCTAATGGAAATATGCTAATACTAGCTAcaacgcgccaataggatcttgctagctcgtgcttggctttgCCTACCTCCTTGCTTGTTTTGCCCACTATGCTTTGTTTGCTAAAACTGTAAATGCACAGATGAACTATCTTGTGTTGGTTAAAAATATCTTTGGCTATAGCCTCCATTCACCAGAATAATGGAGGCTATACCCATAGCCTCCATTATCAGGACTTTGTAGGTCAAAGGTTGTATAAAACACAGAATTGAATGTTAGTGGATTTTAAAATAATACTAATTCTTGACCTTCCCGCTTTTCTCCTTAGACTGAACTTCTAGCAAGTTGTGCCTCTGACAGAAGTATTGTGCTGTATGACATGAGGGAAGCTACACCTCTTAAAAAGGTACATTTCTATGTCCTTGGGtgcatcccaaattacaccctatttagtgcactaccattTGTCGAGGGctcatagggtgccatttgggatgctacccATTAGAACTGCACGATTAATCAAATTTTTATCTAAATTGAAATATTGACATGCGCAATATCCATATCGCAAGAGGCTGAGATATTTTGAAATGCCACTTAGCCATCCGTCTGTAATGcccgttttttaaaatgttttgttatattaCTTTAGTTGAAgagttctccttctctcctcttttggCCGCTTCCCAATCTCACACACAAAGCCCCGGCCCCTGTCACTCAAGCAGGCAGTTCCTCGTGCTCCAGATTCACTGCATGCATTGACCAAACAGCACGCAGTCAACAGATTTAACGACACAGCtttccactttgcttcttaatataaattcACGTTTCTTTATTCTACTATTCGTTTGTGTAACTTGCTTTCTGCAAATCACTAGTTAGCTGAAAGTGTGACTAGAATTTGTTAGCAAGGCTAATCGCTTCCTAGCTAATTTCACTGAGTGCAAATCTTGCTAACAAACTTTTGCTGTAATATTGGACGGTACCAATGGTGGAGTATATCATCATTGTTTGAAACAGCCTGTTCTTAATCAGAGAGGAAAAGACAAATAATATTCTAAAATCTTTGTCTAAATGTATCTATTTAAACCCAATTAGGGtcccattttatttatttaaccagataatggaacacattctcatttacagtaacgacctggggaatagttacaggggtgAGGAAGGAGACAATTAGgtagccagattgggaatttagccaggacaccggggttaacacctctactcttacgataagtgccatgaaATCTTTTGTGACCACAGGGAGTCAGGTCCGAGGCAaggcagcagtgggatgcaggctggtatgctgctggccatgGGAAACgctgaccaacactttggttctTACTCTGTTACAACCATCTCCTCCCTTTCCTTATCCTCGTTGTCATGCCAAACAAAACTGCATTCCAAGTAGCCACTCTATTCCAACCATAACATTTGAATGATCagatcattctatttctatgattccaacagtttaACCAAGCGATTTTATGTAAAATCGCAATCTCAATATTTGGTATAAAAATGTCACTTCTATTTTTTTGTCCATATCGTCCAGCCCTACTGCCCATGACTTTGCCCTTTACTAAACTAATTTCCCATTCCATACTGTCCTCTCATTACTGGAATGTGTCTAATGCTTAGTGTATTGAAGTGTGATTTCCTATATAGGTAATCATGAATATGAGGAGCAACACTTTGTGCTGGAATCCCATGGAAGCTTATAACTTTACCTGCTCTAATGAAGATTACAAGTGAGTGATACAATTCAACATGTGTTGAGTTTACAACATGTTCATCACATAGGCCTCATTCATTCCCGGAGAGAAGTTTGTGTATTTCCAATGTTAATAATGTTTTTGTTCGTGCAATTGCTCGGGGAGTGATATAATAATTATTTCTAATGTACATTTACACTTCTTTTACAATAACAGCATGTCCATCGAGATCTCGTGTGTTTACTTACTGACCTTACACCTTGCATGAGAGAAGCATGGTGGTGTGTTAACATCTCATCTTTGTATTTATTAACCAACCACATGCGTTTCCTCCCCTTCAGTCtgtatacatatgatatgaggtACCTGGACAGGCCTTTCACCGTCCACATGGACCATGTCTCAGCCGTGCTGGATGTAGACTACTCTCCAACTGGCAAGGAGTTTGTCTCGGCCAGCTTTGACAAGACCATCCGCATCTTCCCCAAAGACAGTGGCCACAGCAGGTTAGTGGTGCCAGGGGTTCAGACACTCCAGCAGATTGTGTGTTTATTATCAGCGttgatgtatttatttttctacGGGTGTCGACCTGTTTAGAGATGACACCGTGCGACAGCAAcattgtgttcagtgtgtgtggttgtgtgtgtgacttCACAGGGATGTGTACCACACCAAGCGCATGCAGCACGTCATCTCCATAAAGTGGTCGTCAGACAACAAGTACATCCTGAGTGCTTCGGATGAGATGAACATCCGACTGTGGAAGGCCAACGCTGCTGAGAAGTTGGGATTGGTGAGACacagtcctcttcctctcctttagAAGTAGTGTACGCACGTCCTGTAACCTGCAGGTGTCGTGTATCAAAAGTAATGTCATGAAAGAAAGCTGGATCCCAGAACAATGTTGAATACTTACCATTAACCAGTAtgccttaggttggagtcattaaaactcatttttcaaccactccacagatttcttgttaacaaacttttggcaagtcggttaggacatctactttatgcatgacacaagtaatttttccagcaattgtttacagacagattaattcactgtatcacaattccagtgggtcagaaatgtacatacactaagttgactgtgccttttaaacagctgggtaaaattccagaagatgatgtcatggctttagaagcttctgataggctaattgacataatttgagtcaattggaggtgtacctgtggatgtatttcaaggtctaccttcaaactccgtgcctccttgcttgacatcatgggaaaatcaaaagaaatcagccaggacCCCAGAAGAAAGACtgtagacccccacaagtctggttcatccttgtaagacatttccaaatgcctgaaggtaccacgttcatctgtacaaacaatagtacgcaagtataaataccatgggaccatgcagccaccataccgctcaggaaggagacgcgttctgtctcctagagatgaacgtactttggtgcaaaaagtgcaaatcaatcccagaacagcaaaggaccttgtgaagatcctggaggaaacaggtacaaaagtatctatatccacattaaaacgagtcctatattgacataacctgaaaggccactcagcaaggaagaagccactgctccaaaacccgcCATCAaagagccagactacggtttgcaagtgcccttggagacaaagatcgtactttttggagaaatgtcctctggtctgatgaaacaaaaatagaactgtttggtaataatgaccattgttatgtttggaggaaaagggggggagcttgcaagccgaagaacaccataccaaccgtgaagcacaagggtggcagcatcatggagggactggtgcacttcacaaaatagatggcatcatgaggtaggaaaattatgtggatttattgaagcaacatctcaagacatcagtcaggaagttaaagcttggtcgcaaatgggtcttccaaatggacaatgaccccaagcatacttccaaagatgtggcaaaatggcttaaggacaacaaagtcaaggtattggagtggctatcacaaagccctgacctcaatcctataaacaatttgtgggcagaactgaaaaagcgtgtgcgagcaaggaggcctacaaacctgactcgggtacaccagctctgtctggaggaatgggccaacattcacccaacttattgtgggaagcttgtggaaggctacccggaacgtttgacccaagttaaacacttttaaaggcaatgctaccaaatactaattgagtgtatgtaatggtctgaacccactgggaatgtgatgaaataaataaataattctctctgctattattctgacatttcacattcttaaaataaagtggtgatcctaactgatctaagacagggcatttttactaggattaaatgtcagggcttgtgaaaaactgagtttaaatgtatttggcgaaggtgtatgcaaacttccgacttcaactgtatttgctAATATTCTGATGCATTTGTTGGAGCTGTGCGTTTGACCTTCTGTTTTGTGAGTTTGCTGGATTCCTCAACCTGCCATGGCCAGATGCCCACCATGGTACGCTCagcatggtgagagagagggaggcaaggCTGCCAGTAGCAACAGAGGTGGCACTGCCAAGGGCTCTGATGGATGCTGACTGACTTGGAACAGAATCACTTTCAATAAGTACAATGGACCAATAGGGACAGCAGAGCAGGGTTAGTGACAGACTGGAGCTATTTGGAACTCTTGATTACCAATAGACAATTTctgaccagtcagtcagtgtgggcAATGTGGCATTATAGagtggatttaaagggatagttcactaaAATGTATGTATGGAAAATAGGGACTGCAACTTTGATAGACTTGAATTACTGAGAGGTGTTACAGCAGGCTAACGTTAGCATCGCCCATCCCAAAACATTGGAATTACATTCTGCCCACTTTGGCATTATATCTGTTATGTTTTCTTCAACCTCTAACTCTCCGTATGTTCAAGACATTATTTACACATTCCCTGAAATATAAGGTTCTGTTTAGCGTACCTTAAACAGATTCTTACACATAGTCTAGACTAACTCCTTTCTCATCTGGTGCCAAAACCAGCATTTAGCCTACAAGGATGAATTGCAAGGGAGATGAATGGACGTTTTTCAGTGCCATCTCCAATATCCATCCCCCTTCTACTTCACTCTTCCTTATTCCCTTAATGCAGCTTAACACGGGAGAATTGGGCAACTTTTGGCACTTGTTTTACTGTAAGTGTATAAG harbors:
- the LOC109887942 gene encoding DDB1- and CUL4-associated factor 13-like, with protein sequence MKVKVLSRNPDDYVRETKLDIQRVPRNYDPSLHPFEVPREYTRALNATKLERVFAKPFLASLDGHRDGVNCMAKHPKSLSTMLSGSCDGELKVWNLTKRECVRTLQAHEGFVRGMVVRFCGTSFFTVGDDKTIKQWKMETPGYGEEEEPLNTILGKSVFTSIDHHQKEGVFVTCGQQVDIWDEQRSSPIRSFSWGVDSFSCVRFNPVETELLASCASDRSIVLYDMREATPLKKVIMNMRSNTLCWNPMEAYNFTCSNEDYNLYTYDMRYLDRPFTVHMDHVSAVLDVDYSPTGKEFVSASFDKTIRIFPKDSGHSRDVYHTKRMQHVISIKWSSDNKYILSASDEMNIRLWKANAAEKLGLLAPREKAAVNYSQKLKEKFQHHPQICRISRHRHLPKSIYSQTKELRVMKEARRRKERNVRKHSKPGSMPVVTEKEKHVVTVVK